In Fodinicola acaciae, the following proteins share a genomic window:
- a CDS encoding DUF3117 domain-containing protein, translated as MAAMKPRTGDGPLEVTKEGRGIVMRVPLEGGGRLVVEMSADEANDLGEALKNIKS; from the coding sequence ATGGCGGCCATGAAGCCGCGGACGGGTGACGGTCCGCTCGAGGTCACCAAGGAGGGACGCGGCATCGTCATGCGGGTCCCACTGGAGGGGGGCGGACGGCTCGTGGTCGAGATGTCGGCCGACGAGGCCAACGACCTCGGAGAAGCGCTGAAGAACATCAAGAGCTGA
- a CDS encoding DNA-3-methyladenine glycosylase family protein codes for MTESMQLPAAQPFDLRASLRAMAYFRPADIDDQTIDGDRVRKALAVRRGAKDAAVVVDVSPEGDGVRVEAHNARKAELPAIGRMVADWLSLDDDPGPFLRIAAKDPPMRDILAATRGLHQVRFPSLPEGVCYFMLTHRTSQAVAAGRKRRIAAAYGPRLTVGGAEHVAFPTLETLAGLTAGELRPYAANDQQANRLAAAIAGVNDLGEEWLREAPTGEVLTALRRIHGIGEFTASAIALRVLGRPVSPPLTMPQFAGVIEQVYQGRRTADELTKAYGEQVAHWTYVSRTGLGWLERT; via the coding sequence GTGACTGAGAGCATGCAGCTGCCCGCCGCGCAGCCGTTCGATCTCCGGGCTTCGTTGCGCGCGATGGCTTACTTCCGGCCGGCCGATATTGACGACCAGACCATCGACGGCGACCGGGTGCGCAAGGCGCTGGCCGTCCGGCGTGGCGCGAAGGACGCGGCGGTGGTCGTCGACGTGTCGCCGGAAGGTGACGGCGTACGGGTCGAGGCGCACAACGCCAGGAAGGCCGAGTTGCCGGCGATCGGCCGGATGGTCGCCGACTGGCTGTCGCTGGACGACGATCCGGGGCCGTTCCTGCGGATCGCCGCGAAGGATCCGCCGATGCGCGACATCCTTGCGGCCACCAGAGGTCTGCATCAGGTGCGCTTCCCCAGCCTCCCGGAAGGTGTCTGCTATTTCATGCTGACCCACCGCACCTCGCAGGCCGTGGCGGCCGGTCGCAAGCGGCGGATCGCGGCGGCGTACGGTCCGCGGCTGACCGTCGGCGGCGCCGAGCATGTGGCCTTTCCGACGCTGGAGACGTTGGCCGGGTTGACCGCCGGCGAGCTGCGTCCGTACGCGGCCAACGACCAGCAGGCCAACCGGCTCGCGGCGGCGATCGCCGGCGTCAACGACCTCGGTGAGGAGTGGCTGCGAGAGGCGCCGACCGGCGAGGTGCTGACGGCGTTGCGGCGCATTCACGGCATCGGCGAGTTCACCGCGAGCGCGATCGCGCTGCGCGTGCTCGGCCGGCCGGTGTCGCCGCCGCTGACGATGCCGCAGTTCGCCGGGGTCATCGAGCAGGTCTACCAGGGCCGGCGGACGGCGGACGAGCTGACGAAGGCGTACGGCGAGCAGGTGGCGCACTGGACGTACGTGAGCCGCACCGGGCTCGGCTGGCTGGAGCGGACATGA